The stretch of DNA TGCAGGCTTCTTGTTGGGGCAGAAGCGAGACAGCATTCCCATCTCAGAGTCAGGTCGCCTGCTTTgggcaccccctgccccccacacttTCTGTGCGGCAGCAACATTCACCCGTCAGTGTCTTGTGGTCCGTTCTGGACAAGGCACCAAGGTGGGGAGACAGTGGGCACTTGGGGGCCTCTCCCCCTGGCATGTGATGCCCTTTTTGGGGGACCCAATGGGGGCCCCCCTGACCTCACCGCCCCATGAAGAGCAGCCCGGGCAGGGGGTGCCTCCCAGGGGCTGTGTCTGTGAGGATCTAGCTGGATGTCTCATGCGTTACCTGCAGGACCAAGTGGACACGCTGACCTTCCAGAGCCAGTCTTTGCGGGACCGAGCCCGGCGCTTCGAGGAGGCTCTGAGGAAAAACACAGAGGAGCAGCTGGAGGTACCATGAGCTCTCAGCCTCCCAGCACCCTGCAAGCCTGGGGCTCCCCCAGCATCACCCCAAAGACAGAGCCCCTGTGCTGATCTGACTCCAGAGCGACAGTGGTCGGGGCCTGCCAGGATTTTAAACATACATCCATAGGCACCTGTCCTGAGTCAGCACAGCTGTGGGTTCTCCATCTGAGTGTTATTCTTGCTGCATTTCACGGGGCTCCCCAGCCACTGTCCATGAGCCCCTGGGACAAGCTGGACCTGGAAATGCCTCTGCCTCACCCTTACCCCCACCCCAACATCTCATTCCTTCCCAACCCCAACTCCACAGGGAGGCATTACTGAAGGTTGAAGGTTTCTTTTTCCAGAAACCCTGGCAAAATTCCTTCCCTCTATGTAGGGTTGCCAGTTGAAATCCATGACACCCAGTGAAATGTGAGATAAATGAGCTTTTTAAATACGTTTCCTACAGTACAAAAAAGTTGTTTATGTTACATTCAGACTTAACTGAACATCCTGTCATTTTATCTGTCACATCTGGCAGACTTACCCCAACAGTTCTTTTTCTACAATGCCTTTTTAAACTACTTTGCTCATTTCCTACGCAGGgtgtggagggggcggggctgaCCATGGGCACAGGTAGGGACCTGTATCAATCTTTGCCTGTGTGTTGAACCAAGTAGCCTGGGCGAATGTTAAAGGCCAATGTTGAATTTAGTGTTTTTGCCCACTAAGTTCCCTTGGGGGGCTGGGCTGGTAATATTCGGCCACCCCAGTATCTGACATTTCAGGGACTGATGGCCTACCCTCTTCTGCTCCCCACGGAGCTGGATTTTTAGTCTCACTCCCAGTGGAAACTCCTGGGCATCTTTATCAGGGAGGACTGTGAGCATTCTTGCCCACCTGCCCCCTTGCTCTTGTTAAGCTTGTTAACAGAGACTAGATTTCACTGAGTTCACAACGCTGGTGAATGCTGGGCTTTGCCGGAGTGCCTGGGAAACAGCTCCTTGCTCTCTGCCCCTGCAGATTGCCTTGGCTCCTTATCAGCACTTGGAAGAAGACATGAAGAGTCTGAAACAGGTGTTGGAGATGAAGAATCAACAGATACATCAGCAGGAAAAGAAGATTCTTGAGCTGGAAAAGCTGGTGAGTCGCCTGTAACCCTGGGAGGCCCCCATAACTGGCGTGATATTCCCGCTGCCCTTGTGGATGAAAGGATTAACAGCGTTCGAAGGAGCATCTGGCCCTTATCTGTCCATTGCTTGCACCTGAGCAGAAAAGATCACAGATGAGGCTACAGGCCTTGTTTTGGGAGCCAGGAGTTCAGGAATCTCAGACGTGGCCTCGTTTGTACAAGTCTAGAGTGCATCTGAGTCCCTGTCTGCATCGCCATCCATCACTGTGAACTGCTGACTCCTCCCCTCCCAGGGGAGGACGTGCAGTGAGCCTGCATCCGGGGAGCATCGCTGATGGGTACCAGGCGCCGTGCAGACATTTTGTGTCTGTCTGTTCAATAATTCCAACAGCAATCCACTGAGTGGGATTCCATTGTCAAGAGTCTCCTTTTACAGATGCAGAGATGGAGGCTTAGGAAAAGGTCTTGTCTCACCCAGAGCCAGTAAGTGGCCCAGCCCAGGCAGGAACCATGAGCCAGAGCTCCAGGCCTCGGCTTCCACCGGGTTCTGGCTCCCAGAGAACTAGCAAAGGGCGTGCCTTTCGGGGAATAGAGCGCTCAGAGTTCACTGCCAGACCCTGTGGGTGCAAGTGTTGCAACTGAGATAGTAGTCCAAAGTTAGCAGCAGGGAGGCCTGCTTCCAAAGAGATACTATCTTGATGGGAAGGTTGGCCCAAGGGACTCATATagagtcatttttttcttatcattatttttaaatttttgatactATAGAAGGAAAATATGTGCATTATAGGTaattataagataaaaataaggaaattaaaatgcCATATTTCTACCACTGTTAACACTTTCTGAAGGCTTTCCTCCATACAAGTGTACACACCCCAATAAACAGcacatgcccacacacacacgcacacacgcacacacacacacacacacacagattttgcATCCTGCTTCTTTTCAGTTAGCACATCTTCAACTCACCATCTCAGTAAGTGATCATCTCCTCTTAGCTTTTAAAGTTCTCTGCATGTCTCGGAAATGTCCCGGCAGCTGGTTTATCCAAACCAGGAGCTGGTCCCAGACCACCTGTTGCATTCAGTCATCATGTCTGCTCTCCTGATCTAGCACCATCCTTCTCTGGGCGTCTCTAGCTGCACGGATGCTTGTCCGTTAGGATGGGAGCAGATGGGGCTGTGAGTGCCCATTACAGCATCCTGGGTGATGCTGGCATCCTGGGACCTTCCAGCAGCTCAGCTTTCCAGCTAGGCCAAAGCTAAGGCCAGTGGGGCCAGCTGAAGTAGACAGAGGCCTGCCCCTCTCAGCCCTgcagccctcctcctccaggctggaCTGTCTGCATCCTTATCTGGTCAACCAGCAGCCTCTGAGTTTATCAGGCTGTTTTTAGCCCTGCTCTAGGCACTCTGTGGGCATGCAAGAGTTCATTCCAGAAACCTTtccaggcaggggtggggaaagTGAGAGTTGATTGAATCACTTCCCATTTCCtaggagggcttccttggtggctcagatggtaaagaatctgcctgcaatacaggacaccCACATAATACCCCCTGGAtcgagaaagatcccctggagaattaaatggcaacccactccagtattcttccctggggaattccatggatagaggagcctggcaggctgtggttcataggttcgcaaagagttggacacaactgaagcgacctagcacacacatgcatagtgAATTACATATACACAATTTATGTGTGTGCCTATATTGGATTCCTGTGTAGAATACACTTCTCATAGTGAGTGTCTCCATGCCCCTGCCATTGTCAGAGATGAGCCATGAGCACCCCCCAGGGTCCAGTTTGGCTGGTGGGTCCCCTGGTTCTCCCTATCGGGTCCTCCGCCCTGCACTGGCACCTCTGGCAGTACCTGTATGCACAGCATGACATTCTGAATTAATGGAGGGATGAAAATATCAGTAATGTGGACACTTTCCCTCCTGAGGCTCTGGGCAGCCAGGAACGTGCAGCTCAAGCCCAGCTTTGCACATGAACAGAACACCCGCCTCCATGGTGGTTATTCCTTTGAGACTTAATGCTGCTCTCTGTCCATGTGTCCCCACGGCCGGAGACCTAGCTGAAGTCACGCTCCATTCGAAGATGGACTGAgaaattcttttttgaaaagactgtgaagAACTCCCGCGTAGGGTGGTTAAGGAAAACCACCACCCCTCCATGCATCGGGCCGAGGCATCAGAGTGGAAGGACTGGGCTCTAGCCAGCTCTTCAGCAAGGCTCCCACACCCGCCTCATCTTTGTTCCCAggaaatgcatgcatgctaagttgcttcagttgtgttcaagtatttgcgaccccatggactgtgtagcccgccaggctcctctgtccatgggtttctccaggtaagaatactggagtggcttgccatttccttctccaggagatcttctggacccagggattgaacccaggtctcctacattgcaggcaggttctttactactagcaccgcctgggaagctccATAATTCATAATATATAccaatatatacacacagacatattatatacctacatatatataagaaagatatatatatatataaaacagtactTTTAGAGTGCACTCTggtattttttattctgttttcttttgtttaaaaaagcaaTGCTGGTCACATCCCTCTAGCCTGGTTTTATAGCCGATGCATTGCAAACtgcagtttgaaaaacactgtttTAGATAATCCTCCAAAGCCCGGAAGCCAAGGGCACTGGTCTGTCGTCTCCCCCAGGGCCTGGCTGCAGAGCTCTTGACACTGCATCTTTTATAGGCAGAAAAGAACATTATCCTGGAAGAGAAGATCCAAGTTCTCCAGCAACAGAACGAAGACCTCAAGGCCAGGATCGACCAGAACACGGTGGTCACAAGGTAGGTGGGCCTGGATGATGGAGCTTCGGAAGCGCGTGTCCCAGATAGAATGGCTTTGTTCCTGACCTTGGAGGGCTCTGCTTTTGTCTCGCTCCTCCAAGCCCCAAGTCTTCCCCACGCAGGCTCTCGGCACTTCCCACGTGGAGGAAAGCATAGAACACACTGCTCTGAGCACCCAGCCAATGCCCTGGCTCCACGGAGCACCCTCCTTGGTGGAAAGGAGTGGGGTGGGCTAAAGTGTGTGGCATAActggcggggctgggggcaggagtggTGGGGATCGTGGAGGAGGTTTTGGAAGGGCTGCCTGCTAGGAGTTCCAGGCTAAAGAAAACAGCCATGTGAGCCAGCCGACCCTGGGCTCCAGCAGTGGGGCCCTCGACTGCTGCCCTGGCGCTCGGCCAATGGCAGAGGGGCGGGCAGCAGGGAGGGAGCGGGCCATACAGCCGCTTCCATCTCAGTGCTCCTAACCTGCTCCGAGGCTCCGACTTCCAGGAAGGGAGGAGCAGCAACCCGGCTGCAGTGACGACAGAGGCACAAAACACATCGGGTTCCTTTCTACTTGGCATCCATCAGCCGCAAACATCCATGGAGCATCTGTTACAGCCGGGCCCCAGGCTGGATGCCGAACACTGGAGGAGGGACCGCTCTGGCCCCGTCCTCCAGGGCTCCAGCTCCAGCAGGCAATCAGATGCACTGCCCAGAAGGTCGCAGCGCGAGCTGACTGCTGCCAGGGAGGCCCAGGGCGAGGGCAGGCTGCGGAGGCTGACGGCACCACCGACTCCCCGGGGCTGTCCTTACCGTCATCGCCTCATGTCTGCGCCGCTCAGCGCCCCCCACACCAAGCCCCTCTTGCCTCTTCTCTCAGGCCTGCAGCTTCTGCTCTGTCCACTGGCCACCAGCGCCTCCCCTGACCCAGGGCAGAGGGACTGTGGGCGAAATCAGGTGTTGGCAGAGAGACTCTGGGAGAGGATTGTGTGGGTGGGACAGGTGGCGATCACGTTTCAACCCCTGGGGTCCTGGTCCCTGAGGTCCACAGGAACCAACCACCTACCCCATTCCCTGTGCGCTCCTGGGCCTGGCCGACCTCAGGCTCAGTGTCTTGCTATGCCATTGCTATTCTGACTGTTGCTTGTTCCCACCACACCCCCCAACCCCCGTGCAGACAGCTGTCGGAGGAGAACGCTAACCTCCAGGAATACGTGGAGAAAGAAACGCAGGAGAAGAAGAGACTGAGCCGAACCAATGAAGAGCTGCTATGGAAGCTCCAAACCGGGGACCCGACCAGCCCCATTAAACTGTCCCCCACATCCCCTGTGTATCGCAGCTCCTCCTCTGGGCCCTCCTCTCCCGCCAGAGTCAGCATGACGCCCAGATGACGCCACCACGCTGCGGGCCGAGCTGCGGCGCCCAGTCCACG from Bubalus bubalis isolate 160015118507 breed Murrah chromosome 13, NDDB_SH_1, whole genome shotgun sequence encodes:
- the MTUS2 gene encoding microtubule-associated tumor suppressor candidate 2 isoform X5; this translates as MGHCCCKPYNCLQCLDKTNESALVKEKELSIELANIRDEVAFQAAKCEKLQREKAELERRCEAEVRNLGWQQEAELRDLERRLQLQFETEVARLQEEHRAQLLRIGCQHQEQVEDITASHEAALLEMENSHTLTLAILQDDHEHKVQELISTHELEKKELEENFEKLRLSLQDQVDTLTFQSQSLRDRARRFEEALRKNTEEQLEIALAPYQHLEEDMKSLKQVLEMKNQQIHQQEKKILELEKLAEKNIILEEKIQVLQQQNEDLKARIDQNTVVTRQLSEENANLQEYVEKETQEKKRLSRTNEELLWKLQTGDPTSPIKLSPTSPVYRSSSSGPSSPARVSMTPR